A segment of the Mercurialis annua linkage group LG4, ddMerAnnu1.2, whole genome shotgun sequence genome:
TTAATCCGACCGTACTCATGAGTCTTCTCATTTGCGGTTTTgctcttcaacaagtaagtCTACGACTATATATTCTATTTATCTACtaattaaatatgttttaaatattaatattcgTGTTATATATTCCGTTTatcaactaattaatttaatttttttcatttcatattCTAGACCGAGGAGCTCGGTCGTGAGTCCATTTTGGCCGAATTGCATGTCCGATTGTAAGCCATGCAATGAAACTATGTCTAGGTATATATACCCAGGACTCCAAAGAATTCTCCACCAAGTAACTTCAGACTGCACTGTTCTAAGAGCTTTCCAGGCAGATTTAATCGAAAAGAAATCTTTAGAATTAGGCCTCCAAGTAATACTATCATCAATTTGAGAATTTATCATAAACAACTCTCTTATCACATTCCAAGCATTTTTAGTTTGTGTATCAATAGGATCAGGTAACTTCCATTCACCCCTATACCATACATCTTTCACTTTGGCATATTTTGGAATATCAAATCATCAACTTAGATGTTAGGAAATACCTCAATGATGGCATGTCCCTTCAATCATGGATCATGCCAAAATGATAGCTCCCTTTTCTCTAGAGAATACTCAAAGCAGCCTTTAATCTCCTGTTTCAGCTTGATAAGATTCCTCCAACTCCAGCTAGCATTCAATGATTTTGTAGTGCCCTAAAATCTCAAAAGCTTAAACTTGTTCTTTATAACCCATTGAGCCCACAAGGAATTTTTAATAACTATCAGCTCCCATATATGCTTCATCACAACAATTTTATTCCACAGGACATTATCTTTCACCCCAAGACCTCTTTTCATGTTACCAAGTTACCATACTTATAGTTAGCAGACCCTTTCCACAAAAAAAATTTGCACAGTTTTTCAACTCCTTTTGATACAGAAATAGGAAGAATAAACATTGAACACCAGTATACTTACATGCTAGATAATACTGCATTCACCAATTGAAGTCTACTTGCATAGCTCAAATGCCTCATTGTCCAATAGGATATTATTTTTGGGATCTTTTCTATTAATCCATTACAATCATCTTTACTTAACTTTTTGCTGATCAAGGGAATACCTAAATATTTAATAGGCAAAGTACCCTCAATAAATCTCATCTCCATCAGAATACTACTTTTCACACTCTCATGCACCTCACTAAAATAGATGCAACTTTTCTGCTCATTAATCTGCAATCCAGAAACTCCATAGAAGTGTTGTAACACTCTAGCAATTTGCTTAATACTCCTAATTTCACTTTTACAAAAGATGAATAAAACATTTGCAAAGCTCTAATCTTCAAATTTTTGCAGCCATAGTAGTAGGAAAAATTATCATAACACATAGTCATTAAAGCTCTAAACAAGTATTCCCTCaccaaaacaaataataaaggGGACATAGGATCCCTTTGCCTAATGCCACAAGCTCTCTTAAAGAAATCCTAAGGTTTACCATTGATCAATACAGAAAATGTAGGGAATTTAACACAACCCATAATCCACTTAATGAATTCATTGAGGAATCTAAGGCCAAGTAAAATTTCCTCAATACAATCCCATTGCACAGAATCATAGGTCTTTCTAATATCAATTTTCATTGCACAATCATTCCTCCGCTTAAatctatgataataaaatatgttttatttagATTGAAATATTACTTATagatcaaaattatatataaaaataagttttaaCTAAATGTTCTCATGATATAAAATCATGAgtctatttgaatttttttttctaacaaAAGAATTTCTTTCAAGGACTCGCTCTTTACTAGGCGTTTGTGGCACATGCTATATGCTGACTAAGACAAAAGCGTTtacatataacaaaaaaaatagtttaggtGTGTAAATGGTCATTGTTAAAGTTGAGATGTATAAGTGACTAATTCATTAAAGTTTGAGGACataaataaacatttggctatcTTTAAATAAGAGAAATTGATTGATGAATAGTCGGCTTAACGGGAACGAATTTTATTAGGAGGATACATTGTAGGGAATATTGCTAATTTGGACTAACATTTCTTCTATGAAATGAAAATTTGTCCATACAACCAAACAACTTTCCTCGGTAGCTTATATatgacagaaaaaaaaaacatgaaattgCTAATGCACCTACCAcataaataaaatctaaaatagaTTTCTTTATTCATATATTGCTCGCCTCGTCACTTTCTTCCGTAAAAGTTTTAATTTCGATAAAAAAAGTaacttaaaaaattgaaaataatagtTTGAAAAGAGATGCCggtatatttttgaataaaaattattagagaTTACTAAACTTTAGCCTTATTTATGATTTTCtttaagataattaaattttaaactattgATCACCGGCCGATTGCTATTTGGCCTAATGTCCTAAAAAAATCCGATTTttttatccccttttcaatcatatcctgacgttgaaaatcaattaattttaccttattttgcatttttccattttaataGTACCCTGAAGTATAAAAtgaacctttttttatttggcaaaagttcaaaaaaaatctctaaattgaccctttttgcaatagattaactttttatattaaattgatcatttttgaagaatttttttgaacttttatcaaataaataaagattaaaatttatgctttatggtacaattgaaatgaaaaaaatacaaaagagagtaaaattaataaatttttaacgtTGGAGTaggattaaaaagaaaataaaaggtcTGAATTTTTTTATGCCATGAAGCCTTGTTAAGTTAAATTTGACCTTAAGAGAATATGTGCAATTAGAGTACTCTTTCcgaaattagaataaaattcaCTAACCTTCAATGTCTTTAATCTTTacatttttctataaaataaaatcgACATATTTCTGATGAAGTATGTTGATTATAGGATTGAACAACATATGTGCATAGTGGTGTACATTCAattcgaaacaaacccaaatcaaaatcaaaataagattttattttattttaaaatcgaacataTGAATTTTTCAAATCGAATTGGAAACCCATCAGTCCAGTTAATTTTTTgagtcggttcggtttttcgattCGATTTGTATTGAAATCTAActgaaactaaaaaattaattgttatgtatatcaaactaaaccaaatttaatttttggtttgattgtttgatttggttagattttAACCACAACCATAATGTGCCTAAACATGTAACTTgcaaaaggtgaaaaaataaCATGTTAATGTAAAAGGAAGATAGGTTAAGTGAAACTCAGCGTTTCACTTAAccaatttagcgacagattctTTTATCTGTGGCTAAATCGATCCGTTAATGAAACGAATTGCTTCATTAATGCATCAGCGATGTATGTTTTGTTTTTAGCAAAGAATTCAGTTCGTCgctaaaaaaaacttatatcGCGTTCCTTTCCTCTTCCCCTCATTTCTGATTTTtccaaaaccctaaaccatatttttttatttccgcTCCTCCCTTTATCACCGGCATGACTCTCCCCTCCTCCCTCCATCACCGGCCGTTTTTCTCTCCTCCATCAGCAACAACGGTTTTCCTCTCCTCCCTCCCTCCTCCTCAACTGCATCAAATTCACCACCGCTCGCCGCCTACTTCCCCCACCGCCGTCCACCACCGCTGCTCGTCCACCGTTGCAAAGGTATGCAttcttttaattagtttatttaatttattacaaatgaaattagtttatttaatttattttttgattgattttagtGTTTTCCGACCTCCGGTCAGCCGCTGTCGTTCAGCCTACTCCGCTGCCCCGGTCAATTTGTTTCAAATAATTgcgttaaattttaattaattttaattaaattttgttaatgtttataatttatattagtttacgtttaattttagttaattttagtttaaaataattttagttaatttgattagtgtaaaaaaaatagtttatttcttTCTATATAtagttttagttaatttatagtcttttttatgtaattatatttttattaggcCAATTTAGGATAGTttatttaggtaatttattaaaataagttattttttattatattaggGTGTTAATTTTAGAATGAAAttggattttaatttaaattattaaaaactaggtaagtttattataaattacgTTAGTTTATAATAGattagtttattataaattaggttatttttttattaaatttgataaatttggtAAACTtagtttagttttattaaattttaggtTAATTACATTTCGGTTGTTAAGATATATTTAGTTATGTTACTTGTTAGTTTTGAGTATTTcgcatatttaattaataataatcataaaGAATTAATAGTATTTGTAATTTGAAAGAATTGAGACGAATTAGCGTGTTGGTTATCTTGGGATATGTATCGTTTGCTTACACTTGAAAAATAGGTGATGCTCATTTTAAGAGAAAATACTGcccttttttaatattaaaaactaatttaaaaaccCCTACTTTAGCATTTTGTTGCTGCTAGCCGTAGACGTTTTTGATATTGATCCGAACGTACTCAGAAGTCTTCTCATTTGCGGTTTTACTCTTCAACAAGTAAGTCTACGACTATATATTCTATTTATCTACtaattaaatatgttttaaatattaatattcgTGTTATATATTCTgtttattaactaattaatttaattttgtcatTTCATATTCTAGACCAAGGAGCTCGGTCGTGAGCCCATTTGGCCGAATTGCATGTCCGGTTGCAAACCATGCAATGAAACTATGTCTAGGTATATATCAAGGACTCCAAAGAGTTCTCCACCAAGTAACTTCAGACTGCACTATTCTAAGAGCTTTCAAGGCAGATTTAATCGAAAAAAGACCTTTAGAATTAGGCCTCTAAGTAATACTATCATCAATTTCAGGATTTATCATGAACTGCTCTTTTATCACATTCCAAGCATTTTCAGTTTGTGTATCAATAGGATCAGGTAACTTCCATTCACCCATACATCTTTCACTTTGGCATATTTTGGAATATCAAAATCATCAACTTAGATGTTAAGAAATACCTCAATGATGGCCTGCCCCTTCAACCATGGATCATGCCAAAATGATAGCTCCCCTTTTCCTAGAGAATACTCAAAGCAGCCTTTCATCTCCTGTCTCAGCTTGATAAGATTCCTCCAACTCCAGCTAGCATTCAATGGCTTTGTAGTGCCCCAAAAGCTCAACAACTTAAACTTGTTCTTTATGACCCATTAAGCCCACATGGAATTTTTAACAACTATCAGCTCCCATATCACAACAATTTTATTCCACAGGACAATATCATTCACCCCAAGACTTCCCTCACTCTTCAACTTACATACCTCTTTCCATGCTACCAAGTTACCATACTTATAGTCAGCAGAcccttttcataaaaaaatttgcaCAGTTTCTCAACTCCTTTGGATACAGAAACAGGAAGAATAAACATTGAACACCAGTATACTTGCATGCTAAATAACACTGCATTCACCAATTGAAGTCCACTTGCATAGCTCAAATGCCTCACTGTCCAATGGGATATTCTTTTTGTGATCTTTTCTATTAATCCATTACAGTCATCTTTACTTAACTTTTTGCTGTCAAGAGAACATCTAAATATTTAATCGGAAAAATACCCTCAATAAATCTCATCTCCATCAGAATACTACTTTTCACACTCTCATACACCCCACTAAAATAGATGCAACTTTTCTGCTCATTAATCTGCAATCCAGAAACTTCATAGAAGTGTTGTAACACTAGTAATTTGCTTAATACTCCTGATCTCACTCTTGCAAAAGATGAATAAAACATCTGCAAAGCTCATATGCTTAATCTTCAAATTTTTGCAGCCATAGTAGTAGGAGAAATTATCATCACACATTTTAAAGCTCTAGACAAGTGTTCCCTCACCAAAACTAACAATAAAGGGGGCATAGGATCCCCTTGTCTAATGCCACAAGCTCTCTTAAAGAAATCCCCAGGTTTGCCATtgatcattataaaaaaaataggggATTTAACACAAACCATAATCCACTTAATGAATTCATTGGGGAATCTAAGGCCAAGTAAAATTTCTTCAATACAATCCCATTGCACAGAATTATAGGTCTTTCTAATATCAATTTTCATTGAACAATCATTCCTCCCCTTATATCTATGATAATAAAGTATGTTTTATTTAGATTGAAATATTACTTATAGATCaaagttatatataaaaataagttttagCTGAATGTTCTCATGATATAAAATCATGagtctatttgattttttttaacaaagggtcaatgcgccccctaaacttgtaacacggggtcatctaactcaatttatacttttttaagcaactaaccccaaaactctttaattttgggtcaaataacccataattatatttttaaaatgtgtaaaatataaatcgaaGGCGATGGATGCAAAAAGGTAATTAGAtatttccctaattgttgcgatataattattctaaatttatattttaaaataaaaatataaattatgggttatttgaccctaaaatgaagagttttggggttagttgctcaaaaaagtataaattgggttagatgaccccgtgtcacaagttcaggaggcgcgttaacttttttttttttttaacaacaGTATTTCTTTTCAAGGACTCGCTCTTTACTAGGCGTTTGTGGCACATGCTATATGCTGACTAAGACAAAAGCGTTtacatataacaaaaaaaatcagtttaggtGTGTAAATGGTCATTGTTAAAGTTGAGATGTATAAGTGACTAATTCATTAAAGTTTGAGGACataaataaacatttggctatcTTTAAATAAGAGAAATTGATTGATGAATAGTCGGCTTAACGGGAACGAGTTTTATTAGGAGAATACATTGTAGGGAATATTGCTAATTTGGACTAACATTTCTTCTATGAAATGAAAATTTGTCCATACAACCAAACAACTTTCCTAGGTAGCTTATATatgacagaaaaaaaaaacatgaaattgCTAATGCACCTACCACATAAATAAAATCTATAATAGatttatttattcatatatCGCTCGCCTCATCACTTTCCCCGTAAAAGTTTTAATTTCGATAAGAAAAGCgatctaaaaagttgaaaataatAGTTTTGAATACTGGCATATTTTTGAATACAAATTATCAAAGATTACTAAACTTTAGCCTTATTTATGACttttttaagataactaaattTTAATCTATTGATCACCGGCCGATtgctattttaataaaatttgaccGTAAGAGAATATGTTTAATTAGAGTACTCTTTctcaaattataataaaattcactAACCTTCAATGTCTTTAATCGGATATTAAACACTCTAAGTCACTGAACTTATTtgttattacacaaagagtactaaacttcattttattataaaaaagtcaCTAAACTATATATTTTGTTACAACGAGATGTCACTTGtataaaacgcaccgtttttACTTATGTGGCAAGCCGGAATTACAAATAGGAATATAACTCAATGACCTTTATGTAATTCACAATACGTTTAATGATCgttttgtaacaaaatttgACCGAATCCGCTGTAGTGATCTCCCGTTGTAATGAAAGGTATAACTCATTGacatttttgtaacaaaatgaagtttagtactCTTTCTGTAATAACAGATAAGTTCAGTGATTTAGGGTGTTTAATATCCGTCTTTAATCTTTACATTTTCCTATAAAATAAGATCGACATCTTTTTGATGAAGTATATTGATTATAGGATAGAACAACATATGTGCATAGTGGTGTACGTTCAAtttgaaacaatttaaaatcaaattaaaattttatttcattttaaattcgAACATATGATTTTTTCAAATCGAATTGGAAATCCGTCAATCCAGTCAATTTTTtgagttggtttggtttttcgACTCGATTAACTGAAACAAAAAATCAATTGTTATGTAtatcaaactaaaccaaatttaatttttggtttgattgtttgatttggttagaatTAAGCACAACCATAATGTGCCTAAACATGTAACTTgcaaaaggtgaaaaaataaCATGTTAATGTAAAAGGAAGATGAAACTTGTTTTGCTTGAAAGCAAGTGATATTGTTTTTAGAGTAAAGCAAAAAACTTCCTGAAACCTAACTGAACTTTTGTTTATATGATATAGACATTTTCCTAAATGCTGTAATGCCAAACCAAATTCAGAAAGctcattataattatatttcaacCTCTTAGATTGTGACATGTCACTCACTCACTCTCCATACAGCCCATACCATTTTTGGGGTCTAAAATGCCTCtatcatttataaatattagtgATGTAAAGATTGTAAACAACGAAAAATTAATACGTTAGTCTATAAATGACGTAatagactgagtctatctaaaaacattttataaacaaattatattttaaatctgAAGAAAACTCGTAATTCGCTAAATTATGGTTGTTTAAATGCAATACAAAATTATGTAAAGGATTATTCTAGTTGAATTGGTTCGGGTtcgtttaaataaaatttagtttattttgatgatttaattcataattttcaaaataaactcAATCACATTCACTTTACATCAGAATGCAtagaaaataaatgtaaaaataattaaatacaaacaaactgaaattgatataaaatactaaaaaaataagtgTATCTTTAGTTATTTTCCGCacatgttaaaaaaatataagtgaatgtgattaatttaattttgagaaGTCATATATAAACTAAgttgtttaaataattaaaatttaatataaatccATTCCATAAATTTGAATAATGGGATTACAATTTTGTTCATCTAAAATCAGCTTAAACACCCAGTTagtcataaatttaatattcagTAATATTACTGCTATTACGGGTTATTCGTCTCTCATTTTAATACGtagaaatatttatttttctttctaaaaaagAGCAATTTTCACCAATCTGAATACTAATCTAATCATGATTAATTTCATAACACAAatcggaaaaaaaaatcatctaaGTCAATCTaaaatccaaataaaaatagtagttGAGGTATGTTAAATTGCCAAATATTCCATAACCTCAAGAAATAGGATTCCTTTCATTTTATGCAACTTAATAGCCAATGTAGCTAAGATGTATTTTATTTGCATAAGAATAATTCTCCTTTTAACCACTTGTTTtactaaatatataattttgatgTCATGCTCTTGGACTTTTCTACTACCTTACCTCCTCTTTtgctcttttttcttttcattttttatttattttattacatatattatTTGTTGATCAAGACATATAAATTTGGTGAGTTAATTGATAGTATTTAACtctctcttttattttaatttcattttgatttttcttaatTAGCAACTTATGGTTAGGtctactaattaattaatcaaagaaaagaacaaaagaaaataatCCAATAAAGTCAATAATGCCCCACCACATGTATTACAttgttaattttaatgttttttgggTGTGATTAATTAAgagctaaatatttaaaacaatagTTAAGAGTTATTATTGTTCATGCATTAATAAGAGTTAGCTTTCACTCAATAAAAGTTGTAAATAGCTATACTTCTACCAATAATTGATAATGATAGGTTAGGTTTTCTCACTTTATTActctttttttctaattattcattttattaCTTGGCAACAAAAGGCATCAATGTGAAGGACCAGCTACTTGTGCTGTCACAATTCAATATTTTcgcattttattttatagtatttgttaattaaaatgaaataccAAATAAAGTTTTGTTCTGTAGCCACAAAATTAATTGACAACGAAATAGAAAATCTTTTTAGTTTGATTCACAAGCAAAGACAGCCCAAAATTGAAGACAACCTGTGTTTAGGTCTAGAAATatttaaaga
Coding sequences within it:
- the LOC130015416 gene encoding uncharacterized protein LOC130015416, producing the protein MKIDIRKTYNSVQWDCIEEILLGLRFPNEFIKWIMVCVKSPIFFIMINGKPGDFFKRACGIRQGDPMPPLLLVLMFYSSFARVRSGVLSKLLVLQHFYEVSGLQINEQKSCIYFSGVKKLSKDDCNGLIEKITKRISHWTVRHLSYASGLQLVNAVLFSMQVYWCSMFILPVSVSKGVEKLCKFFYEKGLLTISMNKFKLLSFWGTTKPLNASWSWRNLIKLRQEMKGCFEYSLGKGELSFWHDPWLKGQAIIEVFLNI